The Sedimentisphaera salicampi genome includes a region encoding these proteins:
- a CDS encoding MlaD family protein, which yields MSREPNYFNIGLFLLTAALLLVVGVVVFGTGAVGAKKIRMESYFDESIQGLSVGSPLKYRGVEIGRVESIDLASKVYSRQLKDEQINKYGKYVRVVTAVDPQKAPESLLDKDNLSETNLRVRVTAQGITGISFLDVDYFTPAEDYPVLEYSWEPEYKCIPSTESMMNSFLSKAEDIMKEFSKVEFGNISDELNSLLAKTNQAIDDARIKELSDNFITLTEDLTSTSENARNLIADLDESLKAGELKELQNSAIDTLEKIQASANEFDKGVASFDELCNNANVLLEYKESQTESVTVPELLQELRNTLTRIRTMAASNSRSIEKLIDNSKRLTDKLNDTAEKINQQPSTVIFSNPPEKSEVLK from the coding sequence ATGTCGAGGGAGCCGAATTATTTTAACATAGGGCTTTTCTTATTAACAGCAGCGCTGCTGCTTGTTGTAGGGGTTGTGGTATTTGGCACAGGAGCTGTGGGCGCCAAGAAGATTCGGATGGAGTCTTATTTTGATGAGTCCATTCAGGGATTAAGTGTTGGCTCGCCACTGAAATACAGAGGCGTTGAGATTGGCAGAGTTGAAAGCATAGATCTTGCCTCCAAGGTTTACAGCAGACAGCTCAAAGACGAGCAGATAAATAAATACGGCAAATATGTTCGCGTTGTAACTGCTGTGGACCCGCAAAAAGCCCCTGAAAGCCTTCTGGATAAAGACAATCTTTCCGAAACTAATCTCCGTGTTCGCGTAACTGCGCAGGGCATTACGGGAATCTCCTTTCTTGATGTTGATTATTTCACTCCAGCAGAAGACTATCCCGTTTTGGAGTATTCCTGGGAGCCGGAATATAAATGTATCCCTTCAACTGAAAGTATGATGAACAGCTTTCTTTCCAAGGCTGAGGATATAATGAAAGAGTTCTCTAAAGTAGAGTTCGGGAATATTTCTGACGAGCTTAATTCGCTTCTCGCCAAAACCAATCAGGCTATTGATGATGCGAGGATAAAAGAACTTTCAGATAATTTTATCACTCTCACAGAAGATTTAACCAGTACTTCAGAGAATGCAAGGAATCTTATTGCGGATTTAGATGAGTCTTTGAAAGCGGGAGAATTAAAAGAGCTTCAGAACTCTGCTATTGACACCCTTGAAAAAATTCAGGCATCCGCAAATGAGTTTGATAAAGGTGTTGCCTCTTTCGACGAGCTCTGCAATAATGCAAACGTACTTTTAGAATATAAAGAGTCCCAGACTGAAAGCGTTACTGTTCCGGAGCTTCTCCAAGAACTCAGAAACACCCTTACCCGTATAAGAACGATGGCAGCATCAAATTCACGCAGCATTGAAAAGCTTATCGACAACAGCAAGAGACTTACAGATAAACTAAATGATACCGCCGAGAAGATAAATCAGCAGCCTTCTACGGTGATTTTTTCTAATCCTCCTGAAAAGTCTGAGGTACTAAAATGA